In a genomic window of Nocardia fluminea:
- a CDS encoding FAD-dependent monooxygenase, whose protein sequence is MRTVLISGASVAGPALAYWLHRYGFCVTVVERAPALRAGGQAVDFKGRTHLTVLERMGILDEVRARRTGTTDLTFVDDSGRELAVMSGEFTGGDLEILRGDLAEIMYDKTAGTVEYLFGDTVTDLRDTGDGVAVRFEHHPPRTFDLVLGADGIHSRVRKLTFGPEADYVTHLGYYYCVAGESRWSDATTPRDKAAGLAHNTPGRLAVDGGPKAQQMYMFAAPELDYPRNDVDAQRRIITETFADMAWHAPRMLADLAGFEDIYLDSISQVRMNGTYTRGRVALVGDAAYGNTLAGFGTGLAVVGAYVLAGELASAAGDHVTAFGNYDRIMKRYAKIAGNSNAGPFLAPRTALGIKARNWFLGSRFFTLMIKYGDKAANDIDLIDYPQLVGV, encoded by the coding sequence ATGCGTACTGTCCTCATCTCCGGCGCCAGCGTCGCCGGTCCCGCCCTCGCCTACTGGCTGCACCGGTACGGCTTCTGCGTCACCGTCGTCGAACGTGCCCCCGCGCTGCGGGCCGGCGGTCAGGCGGTGGATTTCAAGGGCAGGACCCACCTCACCGTGCTCGAGCGGATGGGCATCCTCGACGAGGTGCGCGCCCGGCGCACCGGCACCACCGACCTGACCTTCGTCGACGACAGCGGACGCGAGCTCGCCGTGATGTCGGGCGAGTTCACCGGCGGCGATCTGGAGATCCTGCGCGGCGACCTGGCCGAGATCATGTACGACAAGACCGCAGGCACCGTCGAGTACCTCTTCGGCGACACCGTCACCGACCTGCGCGACACCGGCGACGGCGTGGCCGTGCGGTTCGAGCACCACCCGCCCCGCACCTTCGACCTCGTCCTCGGCGCCGACGGAATCCATTCGCGGGTGCGGAAATTGACGTTCGGGCCCGAAGCCGACTACGTGACACACCTCGGCTACTACTACTGCGTCGCAGGCGAGAGCCGCTGGAGCGATGCGACCACTCCCCGCGACAAAGCGGCAGGCCTCGCCCATAACACCCCGGGCAGACTCGCCGTCGACGGCGGCCCGAAGGCCCAGCAGATGTACATGTTCGCCGCCCCCGAACTCGACTATCCCCGCAACGATGTCGACGCCCAGCGCCGCATCATCACCGAAACCTTCGCCGACATGGCCTGGCACGCCCCCCGCATGCTCGCCGACCTGGCCGGCTTCGAGGACATCTACCTCGACTCGATCAGCCAGGTCCGCATGAACGGCACCTACACCCGCGGGCGCGTCGCCCTCGTCGGCGACGCCGCCTACGGCAACACCCTGGCGGGCTTCGGCACCGGCCTCGCCGTCGTCGGCGCCTACGTCCTCGCCGGCGAACTGGCTTCCGCCGCGGGTGATCACGTCACCGCCTTCGGCAACTACGACCGGATCATGAAGCGCTACGCCAAAATCGCGGGCAACAGCAACGCGGGCCCCTTCCTCGCACCGAGAACCGCCCTGGGCATCAAGGCCCGCAACTGGTTCCTCGGCTCCCGCTTCTTCACCCTCATGATAAAATACGGCGACAAGGCCGCCAACGACATCGACCTGATCGACTACCCACAGCTGGTCGGGGTGTAA
- the glyA gene encoding serine hydroxymethyltransferase, with protein sequence MTQTTASVNTQSLGELDPELAAAMAGELARERDTLEMIASENFVPRAVLQAQGSVLTNKYAEGYPGRRYYGGCEAVDVVETLARDRAKELFGAEFANVQPHSGAQANAAVLMALMNPGETLLGLDLAHGGHLTHGMRLNFSGKLYDVHSYGVSKEDHRIDMDEVRDIALKAKPKVIVAGWSAYPRHQDFARFREIADEVGAYLWVDMAHFAGLVAAGLHPSPVPYADVVSSTVHKTLGGPRSGLILAKQEFAKKLNSAVFPGQQGGPLMHVIAAKAAAFKIAATEEFADRQVRTLSGARILAERLTGADVKDKGVSVLTGGTDVHLVLVDLRNSELDGQQAEDVLHEVGITVNRNAVPFDPRPPMVTSGLRIGTAALATRGFGDTEFTEVADIIAAALAGTSDVDTLRGRVSRLAQSVPLYQGLEDWRLLG encoded by the coding sequence GTGACGCAGACGACCGCTTCGGTGAATACCCAGTCTCTCGGTGAGCTCGATCCCGAGTTGGCCGCCGCGATGGCGGGCGAGCTCGCCCGCGAACGCGACACCCTCGAGATGATCGCTTCGGAGAACTTCGTGCCGCGCGCGGTCCTGCAGGCGCAGGGCTCCGTCCTCACGAACAAGTACGCCGAGGGTTACCCGGGCCGCCGCTACTACGGTGGCTGCGAGGCCGTCGACGTGGTGGAGACCCTGGCTCGCGACCGCGCCAAGGAGCTCTTCGGCGCGGAATTCGCCAACGTGCAGCCCCACTCGGGCGCGCAGGCCAACGCCGCGGTGCTGATGGCGCTGATGAACCCGGGCGAGACCCTGCTCGGCCTCGACCTCGCGCACGGCGGCCATCTCACCCACGGCATGCGCCTGAACTTCTCGGGCAAGCTCTACGACGTCCACTCCTACGGTGTGTCGAAGGAAGACCACCGCATCGACATGGACGAGGTGCGTGACATCGCACTGAAGGCCAAGCCGAAGGTGATCGTCGCCGGCTGGTCGGCCTACCCGCGCCACCAGGACTTCGCTCGCTTCCGTGAGATCGCCGACGAGGTCGGCGCCTACCTGTGGGTCGACATGGCCCACTTCGCCGGCCTGGTCGCCGCGGGTCTGCACCCCTCGCCGGTGCCCTACGCCGACGTGGTGTCCTCCACCGTGCACAAGACCCTCGGTGGCCCCCGTTCCGGCCTGATCCTGGCCAAGCAGGAATTCGCCAAGAAGCTCAACTCCGCGGTGTTCCCCGGTCAGCAGGGCGGCCCGCTCATGCACGTGATCGCCGCCAAGGCCGCCGCGTTCAAGATCGCCGCCACCGAGGAGTTCGCCGACCGCCAGGTCCGCACGCTGTCCGGTGCCCGTATCCTCGCCGAGCGCCTGACCGGCGCCGATGTGAAGGACAAGGGCGTTTCCGTCCTCACCGGCGGCACGGATGTGCACCTGGTCCTGGTCGACCTGCGCAACTCCGAGCTCGACGGTCAGCAGGCCGAGGACGTCCTCCACGAGGTCGGCATCACCGTCAACCGCAACGCCGTGCCCTTCGACCCTCGCCCCCCGATGGTCACCTCCGGCCTGCGCATCGGCACCGCCGCCCTGGCCACCCGCGGCTTCGGCGACACCGAATTCACCGAGGTGGCCGACATCATCGCCGCCGCCCTGGCAGGCACCTCCGATGTCGATACCCTGCGCGGCCGGGTCTCGCGCCTGGCCCAGAGCGTCCCGCTCTACCAGGGTCTCGAGGACTGGCGCCTGCTCGGCTGA
- a CDS encoding PhoH family protein, whose protein sequence is MTAARSVSASAKHTASASASSNSASKKGARPSRSGRKTFVVDTSVLLSDPWAVTRFGEHSVVLPLVVISELEAKRHHHELGWFAREALRMLDDLRVQHGRLDQALPIGTDGGTLQVELNHTDSSVLPAGFRSDTNDSRILACALNFAAEGAEVVLVSKDIPLRVKASAVGLSADEYHAQDVVTSGWSGMVELDVSGAQIDQLYTDSVIDLDDARELPCHTGVRLLGSSSSALGRVTADKRIQLVREREAFGLHGRSAEQRIALDLLLDESIGIVSMGGRAGTGKSALALTAGLEAVLERRTQRKVVVFRPLYAVGGQELGYLPGSESEKMGPWAQAVFDTLDGLASREVLEEVLSRDMLEVLPLTHIRGRSLHDSFVIVDEAQSLERNVLLTVLSRLGTGSRVVLTHDVAQRDNLRVGRHDGVAAVIEKLKGHPLFAHITLTRSERSPIAALVTEMLEEYGPNA, encoded by the coding sequence GTGACTGCTGCACGCTCCGTTTCCGCTTCCGCGAAGCACACGGCCTCGGCCTCGGCCTCGAGCAATTCGGCCTCGAAGAAAGGGGCTCGCCCCTCACGTTCCGGTCGCAAGACTTTTGTCGTCGACACCTCTGTACTCCTGTCGGATCCCTGGGCCGTGACCCGGTTCGGGGAGCACAGTGTGGTCCTACCTCTGGTCGTGATCAGTGAGTTGGAGGCGAAACGGCACCACCACGAGCTCGGCTGGTTCGCCCGCGAAGCTCTGCGCATGCTCGACGACCTGCGCGTGCAGCACGGCAGGCTCGACCAGGCGCTGCCCATCGGCACCGACGGCGGCACCCTGCAGGTAGAGCTCAACCACACCGATTCGTCGGTGCTGCCCGCCGGATTCCGTTCCGATACCAACGATTCCCGCATCCTCGCCTGCGCGCTGAACTTCGCGGCCGAGGGCGCGGAGGTGGTGCTGGTGTCCAAGGACATCCCGCTGCGCGTCAAGGCGAGCGCGGTCGGGTTGTCGGCCGACGAGTACCACGCGCAGGACGTGGTGACCTCCGGCTGGAGCGGGATGGTGGAACTCGATGTCTCGGGCGCGCAGATCGACCAGCTCTACACCGACTCGGTGATCGACCTCGACGACGCGCGAGAGTTGCCGTGCCACACCGGTGTTCGTTTGCTGGGCAGCAGCTCGAGCGCATTGGGCCGGGTCACCGCGGACAAGCGGATCCAGCTGGTCAGGGAGCGGGAGGCCTTCGGGCTGCACGGTCGTTCGGCCGAGCAGCGCATCGCCCTCGATCTGCTGCTCGACGAGAGCATCGGGATCGTGTCGATGGGTGGGCGTGCCGGTACCGGCAAGTCGGCCCTGGCGCTGACCGCCGGACTCGAGGCGGTGCTCGAGCGCCGGACCCAGCGCAAGGTGGTCGTGTTCCGGCCGCTGTACGCGGTGGGTGGGCAGGAGCTGGGCTATCTGCCGGGTTCGGAGAGCGAGAAGATGGGCCCGTGGGCGCAGGCCGTCTTCGACACGCTCGACGGGCTGGCCAGCCGTGAGGTGCTCGAGGAGGTGCTCAGTCGCGACATGCTCGAAGTGCTACCGCTGACCCATATCCGGGGCCGGTCGCTGCACGATTCGTTCGTGATCGTCGACGAGGCGCAGTCGCTCGAGCGCAATGTGCTGCTGACGGTGCTGAGCCGTCTCGGCACGGGTTCCCGGGTGGTGCTCACCCACGATGTCGCCCAGCGCGACAATCTGCGGGTCGGTAGGCACGACGGTGTGGCGGCGGTGATCGAAAAGCTCAAGGGTCATCCGCTTTTCGCCCACATCACGCTCACGCGCAGCGAGCGCTCGCCGATCGCGGCGCTGGTGACCGAGATGCTCGAGGAATACGGGCCGAACGCGTAG
- a CDS encoding limonene-1,2-epoxide hydrolase family protein has product MTDQPELPEPAVTIVREFFNALELSAVDESLDLLDPAIVWKNTSLPTVRGKKRVAALLRGLDRPKLGFSAEIHHIAADGDIVLTDRTDYLHVGPVRIGFWVSGTFELREGRIVLWDDHFSKGNVLRGTIVGVVKAITGR; this is encoded by the coding sequence ATGACCGACCAGCCGGAACTGCCCGAGCCCGCTGTCACCATCGTTCGCGAGTTCTTCAACGCGCTCGAGCTCAGCGCAGTCGACGAGTCGCTGGATCTGCTCGATCCGGCGATCGTCTGGAAGAACACCTCGCTGCCGACCGTGCGCGGCAAGAAGCGGGTCGCGGCGTTGTTGCGCGGCCTGGATCGACCGAAGCTCGGATTCTCCGCGGAGATCCACCACATCGCCGCCGACGGCGACATCGTGCTCACCGACCGCACCGACTACCTGCACGTCGGCCCGGTGCGGATCGGCTTCTGGGTGAGCGGCACCTTCGAACTGCGCGAGGGCCGAATCGTGCTGTGGGACGACCACTTCAGCAAAGGCAACGTCCTGCGCGGCACCATTGTCGGCGTGGTGAAAGCGATCACCGGCCGCTGA
- a CDS encoding acyl-ACP desaturase produces MQKTLTDRELLDSLADEVETNLRRHIEVAEGWQPHEQVPWSDGRNFAFLGGEDWAPEQSELSDTARLALTVSVLVADNLPSYHRELGKHLRTGPWWRWVGRWTAEENRHEIMIRNYLMLTRAVDPVALERARMQHMTDGFNRPPMHLIDVLATCAFEEAAAAIRHRNTAAIGENPIVTAMAEKLAADDELQAEFFAVLVAAALDLVPDQAVRAIADRVADFRVPHVDLPGGGSSDEALAEAGIYDPAKEGELVFKPLLQRWNIFSRTDFSEEGEKTRAELAQYQ; encoded by the coding sequence GTGCAGAAAACTTTGACCGACCGCGAGCTGCTGGATTCGCTCGCGGACGAGGTGGAAACGAACCTGCGTCGCCATATCGAGGTGGCCGAGGGCTGGCAGCCGCACGAGCAGGTGCCGTGGTCGGACGGACGAAACTTCGCCTTCCTCGGTGGCGAGGACTGGGCCCCGGAACAGTCCGAGCTCAGCGACACCGCCCGGCTCGCGCTGACCGTGAGTGTCCTGGTCGCCGACAATCTGCCCTCCTACCACCGGGAGCTCGGCAAGCACCTGCGCACCGGTCCCTGGTGGCGCTGGGTCGGCCGGTGGACGGCGGAGGAGAACCGCCACGAGATCATGATCCGCAACTACCTCATGCTCACCCGCGCGGTGGACCCGGTCGCGCTCGAGCGGGCCCGCATGCAGCACATGACCGACGGTTTCAACCGGCCGCCGATGCACCTGATCGACGTGCTGGCCACCTGCGCGTTCGAAGAGGCCGCCGCCGCGATCCGGCATCGCAACACCGCCGCGATCGGCGAGAACCCGATCGTCACGGCGATGGCCGAGAAGCTGGCCGCCGACGACGAACTGCAGGCCGAGTTCTTCGCCGTGCTCGTCGCCGCCGCCCTCGACCTGGTTCCCGATCAGGCGGTGCGCGCGATCGCCGATCGGGTCGCCGACTTCCGGGTGCCGCACGTGGACCTGCCCGGCGGCGGATCCAGCGACGAGGCGCTCGCCGAGGCGGGCATCTACGACCCCGCGAAGGAGGGTGAGCTGGTGTTCAAGCCGCTGCTGCAGCGCTGGAACATCTTCTCCCGCACCGACTTCAGCGAAGAGGGCGAGAAAACCCGCGCAGAACTGGCGCAGTACCAATAG
- a CDS encoding LLM class F420-dependent oxidoreductase gives MSIRLGYQMPNFSNTSSVRELFPAVIAQAREAERAGFDAAFVMDHFYQLPLIGEPEEPMLEAYSALSGLATATERIQLSALVTGNTYRNPALLAKTVTTLDVVSGGRAVLGIGAGWFELEHQQYGFEFGTFTERFERLDEALRIITPMLRGQRSTFDGKWYHTENAMNEPRIRDDLPILLGGGGEKKTFGMAARFADHLNIICNASELPRKLDALHQRCAEADRDPATLETSFLALAIVDEDGDRARKTQADMLSRLGIDLSTLSEAERRATVADRQFAGTPDEVAEQIRDRVLGHGIDGVIVNLIANGHEPGVIEQTGRALRPLLD, from the coding sequence ATGAGCATTCGACTCGGTTATCAGATGCCCAACTTCAGCAACACGTCCTCGGTGCGTGAGCTGTTTCCCGCGGTGATCGCGCAGGCCAGGGAGGCGGAGCGGGCGGGGTTCGACGCCGCTTTCGTGATGGATCACTTCTATCAGCTGCCGTTGATCGGCGAGCCCGAGGAGCCGATGCTCGAGGCCTACTCGGCGCTCTCGGGTCTGGCCACCGCGACCGAGCGCATCCAGTTGTCGGCCTTGGTCACCGGCAACACCTATCGCAATCCCGCGCTGCTCGCCAAGACCGTCACCACGCTCGACGTGGTGAGCGGTGGCCGGGCGGTGCTCGGCATCGGGGCGGGCTGGTTCGAGCTGGAGCATCAGCAGTACGGGTTCGAATTCGGCACCTTCACCGAACGGTTCGAGCGGCTCGACGAGGCATTGCGGATCATCACGCCGATGCTGCGCGGGCAGCGCTCCACCTTCGACGGAAAGTGGTATCACACCGAGAACGCGATGAACGAGCCCCGCATCCGCGACGACCTGCCGATTCTGCTCGGCGGTGGCGGTGAGAAGAAGACCTTCGGCATGGCCGCCCGCTTCGCCGACCACCTCAACATCATCTGCAACGCCTCCGAGCTGCCCCGCAAACTCGACGCCCTGCACCAGCGTTGCGCGGAAGCGGACCGCGACCCCGCCACCCTCGAGACCAGCTTCCTCGCCCTGGCCATCGTCGACGAAGACGGCGACCGCGCGCGAAAGACCCAGGCCGACATGCTGTCCCGGCTCGGCATCGACCTGTCGACCCTGAGCGAAGCCGAACGCCGAGCCACCGTCGCCGACCGTCAATTCGCCGGTACGCCGGACGAAGTCGCCGAACAGATCCGCGACCGCGTCCTCGGTCACGGCATCGACGGGGTCATCGTCAACCTGATCGCCAACGGCCACGAACCCGGCGTCATCGAACAGACCGGCCGCGCCCTGCGGCCTCTGCTGGACTGA
- a CDS encoding TetR/AcrR family transcriptional regulator, with the protein MPMPPPTTVELLWGTTQRPKRGPKPALTLDGIVAEAIALVDAENLSALSMQRLAERLGFTKMSLYRYVPGKEQLTALMLDTAIGEPPNTAGAHQEWRLSLRTWAEAIFARYLAHPWTIELTLGARPFGPNEMGWTEAALTALAGTGLNGSEKLDTIVLLNGHARNLAQQVASMSGDGELRFTEQFTEMMTAAAGRYPEVGAAFAEEAAAPAGRGGPNDALRFGVDRILDGLAVLIDQRK; encoded by the coding sequence ATGCCGATGCCGCCGCCGACTACCGTCGAGCTGTTGTGGGGGACCACGCAGCGCCCCAAGCGCGGGCCCAAACCCGCCCTCACTCTCGACGGCATCGTCGCCGAGGCCATCGCGCTCGTCGATGCCGAGAACCTGTCCGCGCTGTCGATGCAGCGACTGGCCGAACGCCTCGGCTTCACCAAGATGTCGCTGTACCGGTACGTGCCGGGCAAGGAGCAGCTGACCGCGCTGATGCTCGACACCGCGATCGGCGAGCCACCGAATACCGCTGGTGCGCACCAGGAGTGGCGCCTGTCCCTGCGGACCTGGGCCGAGGCGATCTTCGCCCGCTACCTCGCACATCCCTGGACGATCGAACTCACCCTCGGTGCCCGTCCCTTCGGCCCGAACGAGATGGGATGGACCGAAGCCGCGCTCACCGCATTGGCCGGGACCGGCCTCAACGGCTCGGAAAAGCTGGACACGATCGTCTTGCTCAACGGTCACGCCCGCAATCTGGCCCAGCAGGTCGCGTCGATGAGCGGCGACGGCGAACTGCGGTTCACCGAACAGTTCACCGAGATGATGACCGCCGCCGCGGGCCGCTACCCCGAGGTGGGCGCGGCCTTCGCCGAGGAAGCCGCCGCGCCGGCGGGCAGGGGCGGGCCGAACGACGCGCTGCGTTTCGGTGTCGACCGCATCCTCGACGGCCTCGCCGTCCTGATCGATCAGCGAAAGTGA
- a CDS encoding class II fumarate hydratase, whose protein sequence is MADDDGQYRIEHDTMGEVRVPVDALWRAQTQRAVENFPISGRGLERAQIRALGLLKAACAQVNKDLGLLDPGKADAIIAAAGEIANGEHDDHFPIDVFQTGSGTSSNMNANEVIASIAARDGVTVHPNDDVNMSQSSNDTFPTATHLAATEALITELVPALDHLRLALLDKSQQWRTVVKSGRTHLMDAVPVTLGQEFGGYTRQIAAGIERAMATLPRLGELPIGGTAVGTGLNAPAGFGAKVVAELVRTTGIDALREAHDHFEAQAARDGLVEASGALRTIAVSLTKIANDIRWMGSGPLTGLGELQLPDLQPGSSIMPGKVNPVLPEAVTQVAVQVVGNDAAIAFGGASGAFELNVYIPVMARNLLESIRLLANVSRLFADRCVSGLVANEEHLRTLAESSPSIVTPLNSAIGYEEAAAVAKQALREKKTIRQTVIDRGLVPDKLSLEELDRKLDVLAMADVERAQ, encoded by the coding sequence ATGGCTGACGACGACGGGCAGTACCGGATCGAGCACGACACCATGGGGGAGGTTCGCGTCCCTGTCGACGCCCTGTGGCGGGCGCAGACGCAGCGGGCCGTCGAGAACTTCCCGATCAGCGGGCGGGGGCTCGAGCGGGCCCAGATCCGGGCGCTGGGCCTGCTGAAAGCCGCTTGCGCGCAGGTGAACAAGGATCTGGGGTTGCTCGATCCGGGGAAGGCCGACGCGATCATCGCCGCGGCGGGCGAGATCGCCAACGGTGAGCACGACGACCACTTCCCGATCGACGTGTTCCAGACCGGTTCGGGCACCAGCTCGAACATGAACGCCAACGAGGTGATCGCCTCGATCGCCGCGCGCGACGGGGTGACCGTGCACCCCAACGACGACGTGAACATGTCGCAGTCCTCCAACGACACCTTCCCCACCGCGACTCACCTGGCCGCCACCGAGGCCCTGATCACCGAACTCGTTCCCGCGCTGGACCATCTGCGCCTGGCCCTGCTCGACAAGTCGCAGCAGTGGCGCACCGTGGTGAAGTCGGGGCGCACCCATCTGATGGACGCGGTCCCGGTGACGCTCGGTCAGGAATTCGGCGGCTACACCCGGCAGATCGCCGCGGGTATCGAACGCGCGATGGCCACCCTTCCCCGCCTCGGCGAGTTGCCGATCGGCGGCACCGCGGTCGGCACCGGGCTCAACGCGCCCGCCGGCTTCGGCGCGAAGGTCGTCGCGGAACTGGTGCGCACCACCGGCATCGACGCGCTGCGCGAAGCCCACGACCACTTCGAGGCTCAGGCCGCGCGCGACGGTCTCGTCGAGGCCTCCGGCGCGCTGCGCACCATCGCGGTCAGCCTGACCAAGATCGCCAACGACATCCGCTGGATGGGTTCGGGCCCGCTGACCGGACTCGGCGAATTGCAGCTGCCGGACTTGCAGCCGGGTAGCTCGATCATGCCCGGCAAGGTGAATCCCGTACTGCCCGAGGCGGTGACGCAGGTGGCGGTGCAGGTGGTCGGCAACGACGCGGCGATCGCGTTCGGCGGGGCGAGCGGTGCGTTCGAGCTCAACGTCTACATTCCCGTGATGGCGCGCAACCTGCTCGAGTCGATTCGCTTGCTGGCCAACGTCTCCCGCCTTTTCGCCGACAGGTGCGTGAGCGGCCTCGTCGCCAACGAGGAGCACCTGCGGACCCTCGCCGAATCGTCGCCGTCGATCGTCACCCCGCTCAACTCGGCCATCGGCTACGAGGAAGCGGCCGCTGTCGCCAAACAGGCTCTGCGCGAGAAGAAGACGATCCGGCAGACCGTCATCGACCGCGGCCTCGTCCCGGACAAGCTCTCGCTCGAAGAACTCGATCGCAAACTCGACGTCTTGGCGATGGCCGACGTCGAAAGGGCGCAATAA
- a CDS encoding DUF885 domain-containing protein produces MGSHPLVTEYLRLGLAFDRLEEGFVDAYTGDPRLRRDVENAAAPVPSELARRAVELRAALPDAGLSAQRTEFLDAHLVAMECSARKFAGEQIGFVDEVRAYFDVDIAPGDPDDYREAHRQMDEVLGGDGPLAERAAAYRRGDEIPPEKLGACVEAFSSALRERVRQRYPLPDNEHVTYEVVGDKPWSGFNYYLGDFASTVAINSDLKQHMGNLPALIAHEAYPGHHTEHCRKEAGLVAAGEDEQTLFLVNTPQCLMAEGLADLALRSIVGPGWGVWAQEIYADLGLRFDGERAERFSTASAKLLNVRQDAALLLHDQHRSEDEVALFLQRWILATPERARQSLRFLSSPLWRAYISTYVEGYRLLGGWLDGATDAQDRVERFGRLLDEPLTPGAIRRMGVAP; encoded by the coding sequence ATGGGGTCACATCCACTTGTCACCGAATACCTGCGCCTGGGTTTGGCTTTCGATCGCCTCGAGGAGGGCTTCGTCGACGCCTACACCGGCGACCCGCGGTTGCGCCGCGATGTCGAGAACGCCGCCGCACCGGTGCCCTCGGAGCTGGCCCGGCGCGCCGTCGAGCTGCGGGCCGCGCTGCCCGATGCCGGGCTCTCGGCCCAGCGCACCGAATTCCTCGACGCCCATCTGGTGGCGATGGAATGTTCGGCTCGCAAGTTCGCCGGCGAGCAGATCGGCTTCGTCGACGAGGTCCGCGCCTACTTCGACGTCGACATCGCTCCCGGTGACCCCGACGACTACCGCGAAGCGCACCGCCAGATGGACGAGGTGCTCGGCGGCGACGGGCCGCTGGCCGAACGCGCCGCCGCCTACCGTCGCGGCGACGAGATCCCCCCGGAAAAGCTCGGCGCCTGCGTCGAAGCGTTCTCCAGCGCGCTGCGCGAGCGGGTGCGGCAACGCTATCCACTGCCCGACAACGAGCACGTCACCTACGAGGTCGTCGGCGACAAGCCGTGGTCCGGCTTCAACTACTACCTCGGCGATTTCGCCTCCACGGTCGCGATCAACTCCGACCTCAAACAGCACATGGGCAATCTGCCCGCGCTCATCGCGCACGAGGCCTACCCCGGCCATCACACCGAGCACTGCCGCAAGGAGGCCGGGCTGGTCGCGGCGGGCGAGGACGAGCAGACGCTGTTCCTGGTCAACACCCCGCAGTGCCTGATGGCCGAGGGCCTCGCCGACCTGGCCCTGCGGTCGATCGTCGGGCCGGGGTGGGGCGTCTGGGCGCAGGAGATCTACGCCGATCTCGGCCTTCGTTTCGACGGTGAACGGGCCGAACGCTTCTCGACCGCGTCGGCGAAATTGCTGAACGTGCGTCAGGACGCCGCGCTGCTGCTGCACGATCAGCATCGCAGCGAGGACGAGGTGGCGCTGTTCCTGCAGCGGTGGATTCTGGCGACGCCGGAACGAGCGCGGCAGTCGCTGCGGTTTCTGTCCTCGCCGCTGTGGCGGGCCTACATCAGCACCTATGTCGAGGGGTACCGCTTGCTCGGTGGGTGGCTCGACGGCGCGACCGACGCCCAGGATCGGGTCGAGCGGTTCGGGCGTCTGCTCGACGAGCCGCTGACGCCGGGAGCGATCCGGCGGATGGGTGTCGCTCCCTGA
- a CDS encoding LGFP repeat-containing protein, which translates to MNHFARRTAAGSAAVLAAAGLLLVAGCGDDDKDKANDAVASVTSAIGAPGGSATTEPGMGGMTTTPGSETTSGSETTSGGATTSAMAGESTTVSTPNGDIVISGEVYKKYMAAGGASSPLGAPEEAQESGPDGGEYQDFTGGTIYWSKDSGAHIVWGDIREAWEENGGANGTLGYPTSDEKDIPGGKQSDFTGGTITWVNGETTVTPK; encoded by the coding sequence ATGAACCACTTCGCTCGACGTACTGCTGCCGGGAGCGCCGCGGTCCTGGCCGCGGCGGGTCTGCTGCTCGTCGCCGGTTGCGGCGACGACGACAAGGACAAGGCCAACGACGCCGTCGCCTCGGTGACCTCCGCGATCGGAGCCCCGGGCGGCAGCGCCACCACCGAACCGGGCATGGGCGGGATGACCACCACCCCGGGTTCGGAAACCACCTCCGGTTCCGAGACCACCTCCGGTGGTGCCACCACCAGCGCCATGGCGGGCGAATCGACCACCGTCTCCACCCCGAACGGTGACATCGTCATCTCCGGCGAGGTGTACAAGAAGTACATGGCGGCCGGCGGCGCGAGCAGCCCGCTCGGCGCTCCCGAAGAAGCCCAGGAATCCGGCCCCGACGGCGGCGAGTACCAGGACTTCACCGGCGGCACCATCTACTGGAGCAAGGATTCCGGCGCCCACATCGTGTGGGGCGACATCCGCGAGGCCTGGGAAGAGAACGGCGGCGCCAACGGCACGCTGGGCTACCCGACCAGCGACGAGAAGGACATCCCCGGAGGCAAGCAGAGCGACTTCACCGGCGGCACCATCACCTGGGTCAACGGCGAGACCACGGTGACCCCGAAGTAG